The Bradyrhizobium guangxiense genomic sequence CTCTTCGTCATCGGTGGCGGTTCGGGCGGCGTGCGTGCCGCCCGCATCGCGGCCGGTCACGGCGCCCGCGTGATGATCGCGGAAGAGTATCGCATGGGCGGGACCTGCGTGATCCGCGGCTGCGTGCCGAAGAAGCTGTTGGTGATCGGCTCGCATGTCCGTCAGGAGCTCGAGGACGCCGCAGGCTTCGGCTGGACCGTGCCGCCTGCGACCTTCGACTGGCCGACGCTGATCGCCAACAAGGACAAGGAGATTGCGCGGCTGGAGGCGGCCTACACGGCAAACGTCGAGAAGTCGGGCGCGCAAATCGTCAAGAGCCGCGCGGTGATCGAGGACAAGCACACCGTCCGTCTGCTCGAGAACGACAGGAAGATCACGGCAAGATACATTCTGATCGCTACCGGCGGCGCGCCCAATCACGGCGCGGCGATTCCCGGCATCGAGCACGTGATCTCCTCCAACGAGGCATTCCATCTCAAGAAGCTGCCGAGGCGGATCGTGATCCAGGGCGGCGGCTACATCGCGCTGGAATTCGCCGGCATCTTCGCCGGCTTCGGCTCCGACGTCACGGTGATCTATCGCGGCGACAACATCCTTCGCGGTTTCGACGAGGACGTGCGCGCCCATGTCCGAGCCGAGATGGAGAAGCAGGGCATCACCATCCTCACCGGCTGCACGGTGGCCAAGGTCGATCGGCACGGCGAGGAGTTCACCACGCATCTGTCGAACGGATCGAGCCTCGCCTCCGACCAGGTGATGTTCGCGATCGGCCGCCATCCGGCGGTCGCCAATCTCGGGCTGGAGAAGGCCGGCGTTGCCATCAACCCTGAGAACGGCGGCATCGCGGTCGATCATTTCTCCAGGAGCTCGGTCGACAGCATCTACGCGATCGGCGACGTCACCCATCGCTTCAACCTGACCCCGGTCGCCATCCGCGAGGGGCATGCCTTCGCCGACACCGTGTTCGGCAAGCGCGAAGTGACGGTTGATCACACCAACATTCCGACCGCCGTGTTCTCGCAGCCGGAGGTCGGCGCCGTCGGCTTGACGGAAACCGAGGCGCGCGCCCAGTTCAGCCACGTCGACATCTACAAGACGACGTTCCGTCCGATCAAGGCGACCATGTCCGGCCGCGACACACGCGTGCTGATGAAGCTCGTGGTCGACGGCACGACCGATCGCGTGCTGGGCTGCCACATCGTCGGCGATGCCGCTGCCGAAATCACGCAAGCGGTCGCGATCGCAGTGAAGATGAAGGCGACCAAGGCCGATTTCGACGCGACGATCGCGCTGCATCCGAGCGCGGCCGAGGAACTCGTCACCATGCGCACGCCGACCGCGCGGCACGTGCGCCAGGCGGCGGAGTAGGGCGGCGGCGCCTACGCGTACAGATATCCGACCGGCTTGCCTTCGGTGCGCAGGGGGCGGATGTCCTTGTGCGTGATGATCTGGCCGGCGAGTCCGTCGATCTCGTCACGCTGCGTCGGCGTCCAGCTGCGTAGCTCGTTCATGCCCTTGAGCAGGCCGAGGCGGAGGACCTGGGTGTTTTCACCGACGCCAATGAGGCTGATCGATTCCTTGCCCGCGGTCACGACATCGCCGGCAGAGAGCTCGAAGCTCTCGCCGGACTTCTTCCTGAACTCGGCGGTGCCGCGAATGACGCGGTAGATCACGACCTCGCCCTTGGCAAAGCAGGTCGGGTCCGCGGCGCTCGACGTGCTCTTCGGCAGGAGCGCGTGGCCATGCGGGTCGGTCGCGATGATGTGGCCGGTAACGAGATGCCCACTCGGAATCTCGATGCCGATGTCGCGCACGTAAACGGGCTTTGACGATTTGACCGAACCATCGGTGAGCGGCTTGAACAGCGCGTCCAGTGACAGGGGATCCTGAAGCCAGAAGCCGGCATCGGCCGGGCGGTCATGCAGCGGATGGCTCCAGGCCACGCGCGGCGTTTCGTCCTCGTTGATCTGCTCGGGACCGACGATGGTCGGGTTCGGAAAGGTGGTGGGATCGGTGATGAAGGCTTCGAGGAATTTGCCGGAATAGCCCATCGAGATCGGATCGGGCACCACCGTCTGCGGCGTCTTCAGATTCTCTTCGGTCGACAGTCCCGACCAGGTGTAGAACAGCTGGCGGTGCACGATCGCGCTTTGCAGCATCACCGCGCCGGGGCCAACATTGTACCAGCGGCCATCATAGTCGAAGGTGAATGCGCCCGAGGTCACCAACACGAGCTGAAAGCCGCCGGGCGGCAGATGCAGATGAAAGTCGGTCGGCCCGGTGTCGGGGCGATAGATCGGCAGGGTCGTCGCGACCTCGTGGAGCAGGAAGGGTTCATTGTTGGCGTGAAAGCCTTCGTTGGCGCGGTTGTAGAGCGCTTGCGGCCGATAGGTCGCCTCGAACTTCGCATTCCGGTCGCGGTCGATGGCGACGAAGTCCTGCGTGTTGAGGCGGAGCGGCGCGCCGTTCGGATGGGTGAGGCCGGTCGTCTTGAGATCGCCCGCAGCATGCACGTTCATGACGTTCTCCGCTCTGCGCCGTTGCTTCGCCGGCAATGTCATTGCGAATTTTGGGCCAGTTGGTTTGCAAGGCAGCAGACGGGCCCAGCAGGGTGACGCGGAGGCACCGGCGCGGGAAAAATCCGGAGGTTGCACGGGACGTTA encodes the following:
- the gor gene encoding glutathione-disulfide reductase yields the protein MAEFDVDLFVIGGGSGGVRAARIAAGHGARVMIAEEYRMGGTCVIRGCVPKKLLVIGSHVRQELEDAAGFGWTVPPATFDWPTLIANKDKEIARLEAAYTANVEKSGAQIVKSRAVIEDKHTVRLLENDRKITARYILIATGGAPNHGAAIPGIEHVISSNEAFHLKKLPRRIVIQGGGYIALEFAGIFAGFGSDVTVIYRGDNILRGFDEDVRAHVRAEMEKQGITILTGCTVAKVDRHGEEFTTHLSNGSSLASDQVMFAIGRHPAVANLGLEKAGVAINPENGGIAVDHFSRSSVDSIYAIGDVTHRFNLTPVAIREGHAFADTVFGKREVTVDHTNIPTAVFSQPEVGAVGLTETEARAQFSHVDIYKTTFRPIKATMSGRDTRVLMKLVVDGTTDRVLGCHIVGDAAAEITQAVAIAVKMKATKADFDATIALHPSAAEELVTMRTPTARHVRQAAE